The proteins below are encoded in one region of Deinococcus aquaedulcis:
- a CDS encoding hemolysin family protein, with translation MDNPLLILGILVVLLILNGFFSGSELGVVSARKSRLQGLADRGNRAAQRALNLAERPGAFLATVQIGITLIGTVSAVFAGDRLTPHVERALTPLLGSAAGVVAEPTVVLLVTYLSLVLGELAPKSIALRNPEALALRVAPFFTLLSGLTRPIVWLLEATTRGLLWLLGLRGEPQEHVTEEDVKAIVLQASETGGLEEGERERIDHVLRFNDRRVRELMTPRGDATLIPATAPLDDVVSRALAAPHDRYPVVDGHSQVVGQISVVDLLQAVHTGEAWLDRVRPVIYVPETAWAEDVLNRLTQQGHQQIAIAVDEFGMFTGLITSTDLLRELAGADQPADPNELFRRDDGSYLADGALAMHDLRERLPLPRLEREDFSTLAGYVLGAMGEFPQVGAQVRVEDWLLEVVDLDGARIDRVLIVPPVGVVVGGGME, from the coding sequence GTGGACAACCCACTGCTGATCCTGGGCATTCTCGTGGTGCTGCTGATTTTAAATGGCTTTTTTTCCGGCTCGGAACTGGGGGTGGTCTCGGCGCGCAAGTCCCGGCTGCAGGGACTGGCCGACCGGGGCAACCGCGCCGCGCAGCGGGCCCTGAATCTGGCCGAGCGTCCCGGAGCGTTCCTGGCGACCGTGCAGATCGGCATTACCCTGATCGGCACCGTCAGCGCCGTGTTTGCTGGCGACCGTCTGACCCCCCATGTTGAGCGGGCACTGACCCCCCTGCTGGGTTCGGCGGCTGGCGTGGTGGCTGAACCGACGGTGGTGCTGCTGGTCACCTACCTGTCGCTGGTGCTGGGCGAACTGGCCCCCAAGAGCATTGCCCTGCGCAACCCCGAGGCCCTGGCGCTGCGGGTGGCGCCGTTTTTCACGCTGCTGTCGGGGCTGACCCGGCCCATCGTGTGGCTGCTGGAAGCCACCACGCGTGGGCTGCTGTGGCTGCTGGGCCTGCGCGGCGAGCCCCAGGAACACGTGACCGAGGAGGACGTGAAGGCCATCGTGCTGCAGGCCAGCGAAACGGGCGGCCTGGAAGAGGGCGAGCGCGAGCGCATTGACCACGTGCTGCGCTTTAACGACCGCCGGGTGCGCGAACTGATGACCCCCCGGGGCGACGCCACCCTGATTCCGGCCACCGCGCCCCTGGACGACGTGGTGAGCCGCGCCCTGGCCGCGCCGCATGACCGCTACCCGGTGGTGGACGGCCACAGTCAGGTGGTGGGCCAGATCAGCGTGGTGGACCTGCTGCAGGCCGTGCACACCGGCGAGGCGTGGCTGGACCGGGTGCGCCCGGTGATCTACGTGCCCGAAACCGCCTGGGCCGAGGATGTCCTGAACCGCCTGACCCAGCAGGGGCACCAGCAGATTGCCATTGCCGTGGATGAATTCGGCATGTTTACCGGCCTGATCACCTCCACCGACCTGCTGCGCGAACTCGCCGGCGCCGACCAGCCCGCCGATCCCAATGAACTGTTCCGCCGCGACGACGGCTCGTATCTGGCCGACGGCGCCCTGGCCATGCACGACCTGCGCGAGCGACTGCCGCTGCCCCGCTTGGAGCGCGAGGATTTCAGCACGCTGGCGGGGTATGTGCTGGGGGCGATGGGGGAGTTTCCGCAGGTGGGGGCGCAGGTGAGGGTGGAGGACTGGCTGCTGGAGGTGGTGGATCTGGATGGGGCGCGGATTGATAGGGTGTTGATTGTGCCGCCGGTGGGGGTGGTGGTTGGGGGGGGGATGGAGTGA